A segment of the Paracoccus suum genome:
ACCGCCATCGCCGAGATCGCGGGCGGCGTTCGCAATGGCGAGCGCGACCAGGTGCTGCTGGGCGCGACCGGCACAGGCAAGACCTATACCATGGCCAAGGTGATCGAGGAGACCCAGCGCCCGGCCATCATCCTCGCGCCGAACAAGACCCTCGCCGCCCAGTTATATGGCGAGTTCAAGGGCTTCTTCCCCGAGAACGCTGTCGAATATTTCGTCAGCTACTACGACTACTACCAGCCCGAGGCTTATGTCCCGCGGTCGGATACCTATATCGAGAAGGAATCGCAAATCAACGAGGCCATCGACCGGATGCGCCATAGCGCCACGCGCGCGCTGCTGGAGCGCGACGACGTGATCATCGTCGCCTCGGTCAGCTGCATCTACGGCATCGGCAGCGTTGAGACCTATTCCGCGATGACCCAGGACATGGTCGTCGGCCAGTCCTACGATCAGCGCGACTTCATCCGCGAGCTTGTGGCCCAGCAATACAAGCGGCTGGACCAAGCGTTCATCCGCGGTGCCTTCCGCGTCAAGGGAGACGTGGTTGAGGTCTGGCCCGCGCACCTCGAGGACCGCGCATGGCGCTTCAGCTTCTTTGGCAACGAGCTTGAAGCGATTACAGAATTCGATCCGCTGACTGGCGCAAAGTCGGGCGAATACAAGCAGATCAGGATATACGCCAACAGCCACTACGTGACGCCGCGCCCGACGCTGAACCAGGCCAGCAAGGGCATCCGCGAGGAACTGCGTTTGCGCCTCAAGCAACTCGAGGACGAGGGCAAGCTGCTAGAGGCCCAGCGGCTGGAGCAGCGGACCAACTTTGACCTCGAGATGCTCGAGGCGACGGGCGTGTGCAACGGGATCGAGAACTACAGCCGCTACCTGACCGGCCGCGCGCCGGGAGAGCCGCCCCCGACCCTGTTTGAGTTCATCCCCGACAACGCCATCGTTTTTGCCGACGAAAGCCATGTCAGCGTGCCGCAGATAGGAGCGATGTATCGGGGCGACTTTCGGCGCAAGTTCACGCTGGCCGAGCACGGCTTTCGCCTGCCGTCCTGCATGGACAACCGTCCCCTCAAGTTCGAGGAATGGGACGCGATGCGGCCGCAATCGGTGTTCGTCAGCGCCACCCCGTCGCAGTGGGAAATGGACCAGGCGGGTGGGGTATTTGCTGAGCAGGTGATCCGCCCGACCGGCCTGCTGGACCCAGTGATCGAGATCCGACCGGTGGAGACGCAGGTCGATGACCTGCTGGACGAGGTGCGCCGCGTCAGCAAGGCCGGCTATCGCACCTTGGTCACGACGCTGACCAAGCGCATGGCTGAGGACCTGACGGAATACCTGCACGAACAGGGTATCCGCGTCCGCTACATGCACAGCGATATCGACACGATCGAGCGGATCGAGATCCTGCGCGACCTGCGCCTCGGGGCCTATGATGTTCTGGTCGGTATCAACTTGCTGCGCGAAGGCCTTGATATTCCTGAGTGCGGGTTGGTCGCGATCCTTGACGCGGACAAGGAAGGCTTCCTGCGGTCAGAAACCTCGCTGATCCAGACCATTGGCCGGGCGGCGCGGAATGTCGATGGCCGGGTGATCCTCTAC
Coding sequences within it:
- the uvrB gene encoding excinuclease ABC subunit UvrB; translated protein: MAHNNTNAPAPLLLTPTPREKLEGGRRFVMHSEFSPAGDQPTAIAEIAGGVRNGERDQVLLGATGTGKTYTMAKVIEETQRPAIILAPNKTLAAQLYGEFKGFFPENAVEYFVSYYDYYQPEAYVPRSDTYIEKESQINEAIDRMRHSATRALLERDDVIIVASVSCIYGIGSVETYSAMTQDMVVGQSYDQRDFIRELVAQQYKRLDQAFIRGAFRVKGDVVEVWPAHLEDRAWRFSFFGNELEAITEFDPLTGAKSGEYKQIRIYANSHYVTPRPTLNQASKGIREELRLRLKQLEDEGKLLEAQRLEQRTNFDLEMLEATGVCNGIENYSRYLTGRAPGEPPPTLFEFIPDNAIVFADESHVSVPQIGAMYRGDFRRKFTLAEHGFRLPSCMDNRPLKFEEWDAMRPQSVFVSATPSQWEMDQAGGVFAEQVIRPTGLLDPVIEIRPVETQVDDLLDEVRRVSKAGYRTLVTTLTKRMAEDLTEYLHEQGIRVRYMHSDIDTIERIEILRDLRLGAYDVLVGINLLREGLDIPECGLVAILDADKEGFLRSETSLIQTIGRAARNVDGRVILYADRITGSMERAMAETERRRAKQHAYNLAHGITPQTVRKNVEDVLAGLWQGDTDQSRVTTRIDKPLVGANLQAHLDAIRVQMRKAAENLEFEEAARLRDEVKRLEAVELAIADDPLARQQAVAEAAEAAVKSSGRSTAGRAGQRGGNKRSRRRSG